A window from Ramlibacter pinisoli encodes these proteins:
- a CDS encoding ABC transporter permease, which produces MAGAPDRRIAGSWGGRCWNAVVVAVMAFFLLNVAMMVLAVAVNSFAQRWFGTVLPEHFTTQWYAAAWKEFQLSQVLLVTVEVVAAVVGLSVLLGVPAAYALARRDFRGKRVLMTLFLLPMLVPPITYGIPLATVFYQLHLAGTLWGVILANLLPALPFVILVMTPFIEQIDINLESAARVFGARTWQVFLHVLVPLLVPGILAASLLVLVRTVAMFELTFLTAGADSQTLVVALYYAVFAAGVRAPQSVDAMAIVYMGVTLVWLLIAMRFVSPTQLVSRVKEQPAHA; this is translated from the coding sequence ATGGCAGGCGCCCCCGACCGTCGCATCGCCGGCAGCTGGGGCGGCCGCTGCTGGAACGCCGTGGTCGTGGCCGTGATGGCCTTCTTCCTGCTGAACGTCGCCATGATGGTGCTGGCGGTCGCCGTGAACTCGTTCGCGCAGCGCTGGTTCGGCACCGTGCTCCCCGAGCACTTCACCACCCAGTGGTACGCGGCGGCCTGGAAGGAGTTCCAGCTGTCGCAGGTGCTGCTGGTGACGGTGGAGGTGGTGGCCGCGGTGGTGGGGCTGTCCGTCCTGCTCGGCGTGCCGGCCGCGTACGCCCTGGCACGGCGCGACTTCCGCGGCAAGCGCGTGCTCATGACCCTGTTCCTGCTGCCGATGCTGGTTCCGCCCATCACCTACGGCATCCCGCTGGCGACGGTGTTCTACCAGCTGCACCTGGCCGGCACGCTGTGGGGCGTGATCCTGGCCAACCTGCTGCCGGCGCTGCCGTTCGTGATCCTGGTGATGACGCCCTTCATCGAGCAGATCGACATCAACCTGGAGTCGGCGGCGCGGGTGTTCGGCGCCCGCACCTGGCAGGTGTTCCTGCACGTGCTGGTGCCGCTGCTGGTGCCGGGCATCCTGGCGGCGTCGCTGCTGGTGCTGGTGCGCACGGTGGCGATGTTCGAGCTCACCTTCCTGACCGCCGGCGCCGATTCGCAGACGCTGGTGGTGGCGCTGTACTACGCCGTGTTCGCGGCCGGCGTGCGCGCGCCGCAGTCGGTGGACGCCATGGCCATCGTGTACATGGGCGTCACGCTGGTCTGGCTGCTGATCGCGATGCGCTTCGTCAGCCCGACCCAGCTGGTGTCGCGCGTCAAGGAGCAGCCGGCGCACGCCTGA
- a CDS encoding ABC transporter permease, with amino-acid sequence MTGEPARGSSALRDPAFWMALPATLFVVAVFVYPFLSGLVLSFTPEGKDTFANYLEFWNKPTLWNTIATTLKLALPATLINVGLAIPVAYRLRNRSPFQKVATTLVTVPLTLGTVLIAEGMLTYFGPRGWFSQAVQALALWDGPVRLTHNYWGVLISLVISGFPFAFLLTLSYITGIDPALARAAATLGAPPWQQFRHVIFPLLLSGLAMTFCLAFVQAFSVFPSAVLLGAPAGPTRVISIAAYEAAFEAYDYSLASAIAMVMGVVQLAVVALVLASRNFLYRGPAGGGKG; translated from the coding sequence ATGACGGGCGAACCGGCCCGTGGCAGCTCGGCGCTGCGCGACCCCGCGTTCTGGATGGCGCTGCCGGCCACCCTGTTCGTGGTCGCGGTGTTCGTCTATCCCTTCCTCAGCGGGCTGGTGCTGTCGTTCACGCCCGAGGGCAAGGACACCTTCGCCAACTACCTGGAGTTCTGGAACAAGCCGACCCTGTGGAACACCATCGCCACCACGCTGAAGCTGGCCCTGCCGGCCACGCTGATCAACGTGGGGCTGGCGATCCCGGTGGCCTACCGGCTGCGCAACCGCAGCCCGTTCCAGAAGGTGGCCACCACCCTGGTCACGGTGCCGCTGACGCTGGGCACGGTGCTGATCGCCGAGGGCATGCTCACCTACTTCGGCCCGCGCGGCTGGTTCTCGCAGGCGGTGCAGGCGCTCGCCCTGTGGGACGGCCCGGTGCGCCTGACCCACAACTACTGGGGCGTGCTGATCTCGCTGGTGATCTCGGGCTTCCCGTTCGCCTTCCTGCTCACGCTGTCGTACATCACCGGCATCGACCCCGCGCTGGCCCGCGCCGCCGCCACGCTGGGCGCTCCGCCCTGGCAGCAGTTCCGGCACGTCATCTTCCCGCTGCTGCTCAGCGGCCTGGCGATGACCTTCTGCCTGGCCTTCGTGCAGGCCTTCTCGGTCTTCCCGTCGGCCGTGCTGCTGGGCGCACCGGCCGGGCCGACCCGCGTGATCTCCATCGCCGCCTACGAGGCGGCGTTCGAGGCCTACGACTACTCGCTGGCCTCGGCCATCGCCATGGTCATGGGCGTGGTGCAGCTGGCCGTGGTGGCGCTGGTGCTGGCATCGCGCAACTTCCTGTACCGCGGCCCGGCCGGCGGGGGCAAGGGCTGA
- a CDS encoding ATP-binding cassette domain-containing protein: protein MRNDFGSLRLDGVTRRFGGPHGSATALDGLSLEVRRGEFIALLGPSGCGKSTALNCIAGLLPLSQGQIFLDEQRVDQLPPERRGFGMVFQNYALFPHMTVARNVGFGLLMRKVPRAELDRRVARALALVQLSDHARKLPGQLSGGQQQRVAIARAIVIEPPLVLMDEPLSNLDAKLRLEMRTEIRRIHGELGRTTIYVTHDQDEALSLADRIVVMKDGRVQQVGTPATVYAQPESLAVARFMGYRNELPLEATVDGATLRLAGPGIAMARPLAGTVATGPVVAAIRPDDLRFADAATAGDARLEATVEGVEYYGKESLFMLRTDGGVSLFARTVGRARAGDRVVVAAPPDRVLVFPREAAA, encoded by the coding sequence GTGCGCAACGACTTCGGCAGCCTGCGGCTCGACGGCGTCACCCGCAGGTTCGGCGGCCCGCACGGGTCCGCCACGGCGCTCGACGGCCTGAGCCTGGAGGTGCGGCGCGGCGAGTTCATCGCCCTGCTGGGGCCTTCGGGCTGCGGCAAGTCCACCGCCCTCAACTGCATCGCCGGCCTGCTGCCCCTGTCGCAGGGGCAGATCTTCCTGGACGAGCAGCGCGTCGACCAGCTGCCGCCGGAGCGGCGCGGCTTCGGCATGGTGTTCCAGAACTACGCGCTGTTCCCGCACATGACGGTGGCGCGCAACGTCGGCTTCGGCCTGCTGATGCGCAAGGTGCCGCGCGCCGAGCTCGACCGCCGGGTGGCGCGCGCGCTGGCGCTGGTGCAACTGAGCGACCACGCCCGCAAGCTGCCCGGCCAGCTGTCGGGCGGCCAGCAGCAGCGCGTGGCCATCGCCCGCGCCATCGTCATCGAGCCGCCGCTGGTACTGATGGACGAGCCGCTGTCCAACCTCGATGCCAAGCTGCGGCTGGAGATGCGCACCGAGATCCGCCGCATCCATGGCGAGCTCGGCCGCACCACGATCTACGTGACGCACGACCAGGACGAGGCGCTGTCGCTGGCCGACCGCATCGTCGTCATGAAGGACGGCCGGGTGCAGCAGGTCGGCACGCCGGCCACGGTGTACGCCCAGCCCGAGAGCCTGGCCGTGGCCCGTTTCATGGGCTACCGCAACGAGCTGCCGCTGGAGGCGACCGTCGACGGTGCCACCCTGCGGCTGGCGGGGCCCGGCATCGCGATGGCGCGCCCGCTGGCGGGCACCGTCGCCACCGGCCCGGTCGTGGCCGCCATCCGGCCGGACGACCTGCGCTTCGCCGACGCGGCCACGGCGGGCGACGCCCGCCTCGAGGCCACGGTGGAAGGCGTGGAGTACTACGGCAAGGAGAGCCTGTTCATGCTGCGCACCGACGGCGGCGTGTCGCTGTTCGCGCGCACCGTCGGCCGCGCCCGGGCCGGCGACCGCGTGGTGGTGGCGGCGCCGCCCGACCGGGTGCTGGTGTTCCCGCGCGAGGCCGCCGCATGA
- a CDS encoding extracellular solute-binding protein — protein MKLLFKPALAAGARRLLAATALAMAAGAVHAQTVTINVVDVGGALALLQDAIEGYTAKNPNVRFAFTKAPAPELPGKIKAMQGANRVDIDMVLGGTDILSAGVEQGLWLKVLPDHAAKFPKLMDNYLPQARKMQELAKDQALAVVFMTGGPLLEYNPDKVKQVPTTPQELLAWCKANPNKLIYARPANSGPGRTFLMGLPYLLGDKDPKDPVNGWAKTWAYLKDLNTCIEYYPGGTGAVMRELGEGSRDMTVSVTGWDINPRALGVVPKNYKIAAFKDFTWVNDTQYMMVPKGMPAAKQAIVLDLMAFLLQPPQQALTWDKGYFYPGPAVANVPLTMAPKESQDVIKEFGRAEYADWIASRPHVQPLDSQALVKAFRKWDEEVGGQKLR, from the coding sequence ATGAAGCTGCTGTTCAAACCCGCTTTGGCCGCCGGCGCGCGCCGGCTGCTCGCGGCCACCGCCCTGGCCATGGCCGCCGGCGCGGTCCACGCACAGACCGTCACCATCAACGTGGTCGACGTGGGCGGGGCCCTGGCGCTGCTGCAGGACGCGATCGAGGGCTACACGGCCAAGAACCCGAACGTGCGCTTCGCCTTCACCAAGGCGCCGGCGCCGGAGCTGCCCGGCAAGATCAAGGCCATGCAGGGCGCCAACCGGGTCGACATCGACATGGTCCTGGGCGGCACCGACATCCTGTCGGCCGGCGTCGAGCAGGGCCTGTGGCTCAAGGTGCTGCCCGACCATGCGGCCAAGTTCCCCAAGCTGATGGACAACTACCTGCCGCAGGCGCGCAAGATGCAGGAACTGGCCAAGGACCAGGCGCTGGCGGTGGTGTTCATGACCGGCGGACCGTTGCTCGAGTACAACCCCGACAAGGTCAAGCAGGTGCCCACCACGCCGCAGGAACTGCTGGCCTGGTGCAAGGCCAACCCGAACAAGCTGATCTACGCCCGGCCGGCCAACTCGGGCCCGGGCCGCACCTTCCTCATGGGACTGCCCTACCTGCTGGGCGACAAGGACCCCAAGGACCCGGTCAACGGCTGGGCCAAGACCTGGGCCTACCTGAAGGACCTGAACACCTGCATCGAGTACTACCCGGGCGGCACCGGCGCGGTGATGCGCGAGCTGGGCGAGGGCTCGCGCGACATGACCGTCAGCGTCACCGGCTGGGACATCAACCCGCGCGCCCTGGGCGTGGTGCCCAAGAACTACAAGATCGCCGCCTTCAAGGACTTCACCTGGGTCAACGACACCCAGTACATGATGGTTCCCAAGGGCATGCCGGCGGCCAAGCAGGCCATCGTGCTGGACCTCATGGCCTTCCTGCTGCAGCCGCCGCAGCAGGCGCTGACCTGGGACAAGGGCTACTTCTACCCCGGCCCGGCGGTCGCCAACGTGCCGCTGACGATGGCGCCCAAGGAGAGCCAGGACGTGATCAAGGAATTCGGCCGGGCCGAATACGCCGACTGGATCGCCAGCCGACCGCACGTGCAGCCGCTCGACTCGCAGGCGCTGGTCAAGGCGTTCCGCAAGTGGGACGAGGAAGTCGGCGGGCAGAAGCTGCGCTGA
- a CDS encoding outer membrane protein assembly factor BamE, translating into MGLVGGLLAGLAALVGCDSRRIAELEEGVATEADVRARFGQPEKVWDEPGGAHTLEYNRNPAGHRNYMVTIGPDGRMSALRQVLTPETFARVQPGLPLEQVRRMLGKPARQLQLPLKREQAWDWRWLEPPNTSMVFTVWFDADQRVVRTATGRDPDDPDLGKGSK; encoded by the coding sequence ATGGGGCTCGTCGGTGGTCTGCTGGCCGGCCTGGCCGCGCTGGTCGGTTGCGACTCACGCAGGATCGCCGAACTCGAGGAGGGCGTGGCCACCGAGGCCGACGTCCGCGCCCGGTTCGGCCAGCCCGAGAAGGTCTGGGACGAGCCCGGCGGCGCCCACACGCTGGAATACAACCGCAACCCGGCCGGCCACCGCAACTACATGGTCACCATCGGCCCCGACGGCCGCATGTCGGCGCTGCGCCAGGTGCTCACCCCCGAGACCTTCGCCCGGGTGCAGCCCGGCCTGCCGCTGGAGCAGGTGCGCCGCATGCTGGGCAAGCCGGCGCGGCAGCTGCAGTTGCCGCTCAAGCGCGAGCAGGCCTGGGACTGGCGCTGGCTGGAGCCGCCCAACACCTCGATGGTGTTCACCGTCTGGTTCGACGCCGACCAGCGCGTCGTGCGCACTGCCACCGGCCGCGACCCCGACGACCCCGACCTCGGCAAGGGCAGCAAGTAG
- a CDS encoding DUF3460 family protein — MSSKLLRIFRRADYQSDVTQFIEQLKAERPELEAQQRAGRAIWWDKHLDRDAIGEWKQARVPQKPYVYGSGS, encoded by the coding sequence ATGTCCTCCAAGTTGCTTCGCATCTTCCGCCGTGCCGACTACCAGTCGGACGTCACGCAGTTCATCGAGCAGCTCAAGGCCGAGCGGCCCGAACTCGAGGCCCAGCAGCGCGCCGGCCGCGCCATCTGGTGGGACAAGCACCTCGACCGCGACGCGATCGGCGAGTGGAAGCAGGCCCGCGTGCCCCAGAAGCCCTACGTCTACGGCAGCGGCAGCTGA
- a CDS encoding segregation and condensation protein A: protein MPEVVDQVALARLYGEPLFALPTDLYIPPDALEVFLEAFEGPLDLLLYLIRKQNFNILDIPMAAVTRQYLVYVDEIRTRNLELAAEYLLMAAMLIEIKSRMLLPPKKTAEGDEAEDPRAELVRRLLEYEQMKLAAARLNEVPQLGRDVLRGQVYIEQSLQPRFPEVQLVDLQEAWRDILKRARLVQHHRITREELSVREHMSVVLRKLQGRRFVEFEQLFDVQRGVPVLIVTFIAMLELAKETLIEVTQAEAFAPIYVRLAYSPA, encoded by the coding sequence ATGCCCGAGGTGGTCGACCAGGTGGCGCTGGCCCGCCTGTACGGCGAGCCGCTGTTCGCGCTGCCGACCGACCTGTACATCCCGCCCGACGCGCTGGAGGTCTTCCTCGAGGCGTTCGAGGGTCCGCTGGACCTGCTGCTGTACCTGATCCGCAAGCAGAACTTCAACATCCTCGACATCCCGATGGCGGCCGTCACCCGCCAGTACCTGGTCTATGTCGACGAGATCCGCACCCGCAACCTGGAGCTGGCCGCCGAGTACCTGCTGATGGCGGCGATGCTGATCGAGATCAAGTCGCGCATGCTGCTGCCGCCCAAGAAGACGGCGGAAGGCGACGAGGCCGAGGATCCCCGCGCCGAGCTGGTGCGCCGGCTGCTCGAATACGAGCAGATGAAGTTGGCCGCCGCCCGCCTGAACGAGGTGCCGCAGCTCGGCCGCGACGTGCTGCGCGGCCAGGTCTACATCGAGCAGTCCCTGCAGCCGCGCTTTCCCGAGGTGCAGCTGGTCGACCTGCAGGAGGCCTGGCGCGACATCCTGAAGCGGGCCCGGCTGGTGCAGCACCACAGGATCACCCGCGAGGAGCTGTCGGTGCGCGAGCACATGAGCGTGGTGCTGCGCAAGCTCCAGGGCCGGCGCTTCGTCGAGTTCGAGCAGCTGTTCGACGTGCAGCGCGGCGTGCCGGTGCTCATCGTCACCTTCATCGCCATGCTCGAACTGGCCAAGGAGACCCTCATCGAGGTCACCCAGGCCGAGGCCTTCGCCCCCATCTACGTGCGGCTGGCCTACTCGCCGGCCTGA
- a CDS encoding lysophosphatidic acid receptor produces MREAWLALLAVAAGFALSFLAMGLFWIAMAWPVQALVVLPFGATAWALARWSGNPRRAALLLLVGATPLGLLFTLFRDREGSHLLPVLMVVLWALGTLAGASLAAGRPDGQAGE; encoded by the coding sequence GTGAGGGAGGCCTGGCTCGCGCTGCTGGCCGTGGCGGCCGGCTTCGCGCTGTCCTTCCTGGCCATGGGCCTGTTCTGGATCGCGATGGCCTGGCCGGTGCAGGCGCTGGTGGTGCTGCCGTTCGGCGCCACGGCCTGGGCGCTGGCACGCTGGTCGGGCAACCCGCGCCGCGCCGCCTTGCTGCTGCTGGTCGGCGCGACCCCGCTGGGCCTGCTGTTCACGCTGTTCCGCGACCGCGAGGGCTCGCACCTGCTGCCCGTGCTGATGGTCGTGCTGTGGGCGCTGGGCACCTTGGCCGGCGCCTCGCTGGCCGCCGGCCGGCCGGACGGTCAGGCCGGCGAGTAG
- a CDS encoding pirin family protein yields the protein MTVSSPVLSVQPLGFPWATSDPFLFCAYHDDAYPRGNGRMGPAESLAGRDIGQDFSRKDGWSMYHGDSVPGFPAHPHRGFETVTIVRKGLIDHSDSLGATARFGGGDVQWVTAGRGIVHSEMFPLLETGQDNPLELFQIWLNLPQRSKMAQPHFTMLWNEQVPRRVFTDGEGRRTEVAVIAGRCGEVAPLAPPPDSWAAQADADVAIWTVRMEPGATWTLPAATGAGTQRTLYFFKGQAAQVAGEAVAGPVAIQLRADAEVPLVAGDGACEFLLLQGRPIAEPVAQYGPFVMNTAQEIQQALQDYRRTQFGGWSFGDAAPVHGSEPKRFAKYPDGRVEEPA from the coding sequence ATGACCGTGTCCTCCCCCGTCCTGTCCGTCCAGCCGCTCGGTTTCCCCTGGGCCACCTCCGACCCGTTCCTGTTCTGCGCCTACCACGACGACGCCTACCCGCGCGGCAACGGCCGCATGGGACCGGCGGAGTCGCTGGCCGGGCGTGACATCGGCCAGGACTTCAGCCGCAAGGATGGCTGGAGCATGTACCACGGCGACAGCGTGCCGGGCTTCCCGGCCCACCCGCACCGCGGCTTCGAGACCGTGACCATCGTGCGCAAGGGCCTGATCGACCACAGCGACTCGCTGGGCGCGACCGCGCGCTTCGGCGGCGGCGACGTGCAATGGGTCACCGCGGGCCGGGGCATCGTGCACTCCGAGATGTTCCCGCTGCTCGAGACCGGGCAGGACAACCCGCTCGAACTGTTCCAGATCTGGCTGAACCTGCCCCAGCGCAGCAAGATGGCGCAGCCGCACTTCACCATGCTGTGGAACGAGCAGGTGCCGCGGCGCGTGTTCACCGACGGCGAGGGCCGCCGCACCGAGGTGGCCGTCATCGCCGGCCGCTGCGGCGAGGTGGCGCCGCTCGCGCCGCCACCCGACTCCTGGGCGGCGCAGGCCGACGCCGACGTCGCCATCTGGACAGTGCGCATGGAGCCGGGCGCGACCTGGACCCTGCCGGCGGCAACCGGGGCCGGCACGCAGCGCACGCTGTACTTCTTCAAGGGCCAGGCGGCGCAGGTGGCGGGCGAGGCGGTGGCCGGCCCGGTCGCGATCCAGCTGCGCGCCGACGCCGAGGTCCCTCTGGTCGCCGGCGACGGCGCGTGCGAGTTCCTGCTGCTGCAGGGCCGCCCGATCGCCGAGCCGGTGGCCCAGTACGGCCCGTTCGTGATGAACACGGCGCAGGAGATCCAGCAGGCCCTGCAGGACTACCGCCGCACCCAGTTCGGCGGCTGGTCGTTCGGCGACGCCGCACCCGTGCACGGCAGCGAGCCGAAGCGGTTCGCGAAGTACCCGGACGGCCGGGTGGAGGAGCCCGCCTGA
- a CDS encoding DUF167 family protein: MIVQVRVKPNARTSLLEPAADGSWVAHVKAPPVDGKANAELVGLVARHFGCPKAAVRIKVGGGARLKLVEVDAG, encoded by the coding sequence GTGATCGTCCAGGTCCGCGTCAAGCCCAACGCGCGGACCAGCCTGCTGGAGCCGGCCGCCGATGGCAGCTGGGTCGCCCATGTGAAGGCGCCGCCGGTGGACGGCAAGGCCAACGCCGAACTGGTGGGGCTGGTCGCCCGCCACTTCGGCTGCCCGAAGGCGGCGGTGCGCATCAAGGTCGGCGGCGGAGCGCGGCTGAAGCTGGTGGAGGTCGACGCCGGCTGA
- a CDS encoding dihydrofolate reductase family protein: MKTQYYTASSLDGFIATPDDSLEWLFPLGDINATGYPAFIAEVGALAMGSSTYEWMLRHVVRPNTAHPGAWPYEQPAWVFSSRSHAPVPGARIRFVRGDVRPVHAEMRAAAGGKNLWLVGGGDLVGQFHDAGLLDEVIVQVGSVTLGSGKPLLPRRITQPSLRLVAARRIGDGFAELRYEVPRAPGPAA, encoded by the coding sequence GTGAAGACCCAGTACTACACGGCCAGCAGCCTGGACGGCTTCATCGCCACCCCGGACGATTCGCTCGAGTGGCTGTTCCCGCTCGGCGACATCAACGCCACCGGCTATCCCGCCTTCATTGCCGAGGTCGGCGCGCTGGCGATGGGATCGTCGACCTACGAGTGGATGCTGCGGCACGTGGTGCGCCCCAACACCGCCCATCCCGGGGCCTGGCCCTACGAGCAGCCGGCCTGGGTGTTCTCCAGCCGCTCGCATGCGCCGGTGCCGGGCGCGCGCATCCGCTTCGTGCGCGGCGACGTGCGGCCGGTGCACGCCGAGATGCGCGCCGCCGCCGGCGGCAAGAACCTGTGGCTGGTGGGTGGCGGCGACCTGGTCGGGCAGTTCCACGATGCCGGCCTGCTGGACGAGGTGATCGTCCAGGTCGGGTCGGTGACGCTGGGCAGCGGCAAGCCGCTGCTGCCGCGCCGGATCACCCAGCCCTCGCTGCGGCTGGTGGCGGCGCGCCGCATCGGCGATGGCTTCGCCGAGCTGCGCTACGAGGTGCCGCGCGCCCCCGGGCCCGCCGCGTGA
- a CDS encoding ABCB family ABC transporter ATP-binding protein/permease, with translation MRRAGEAAPLPVPHSSAPGAAPARGADWAVLKRLLPYLLQYKWRALAALAFMVGAKLANVGVPVLLKTLVDSMSLKPGDPAAVLVVPIGLLLGYGLLRLSTSLFTELRELVFSKATQGATRSIALQTFEHLHSLSLRFHLERQTGGMTRDIERGVRGIESLISYSLYSIVPTLVELALVLGILAVKFDVWFAWITIAALAVYIVFTVSITEWRTKFRREANEFDSAAHTRAVDSLLNYETVKYFNNEAFEARRYDESLDRYRRSRIKAQTTLSLLNTGQQLIIATSLVAMLWRATQGVVDGRMTLGDLVMINAFMIQLYIPLNFLGVLYREIKQSLTDLDKMFVLMEKEREVADKPGAAPLGLPPGQATVRFEHVTFGYEPARVILHDVSFEIPAGKTVAVVGPSGSGKSTLARLLYRFYDVQQGHIRIGGQDVRDVTQASVRQAIGIVPQDTVLFNDTVEFNIAYGRPGATRAQVEEAARSARIHAFIESTPRGYQTMVGERGLKLSGGEKQRVAIARTLLKNPPILIFDEATSALDSANERAIQAELKSAAQNKTTLLIAHRLSTVIDAHEILVMEAGRVIERGTHQQLLARGGRYAQMWALQQQSGEGEPASPARVVPA, from the coding sequence ATGCGTCGCGCCGGCGAAGCCGCCCCCCTGCCCGTTCCCCACAGTTCCGCGCCCGGCGCGGCGCCCGCCCGCGGCGCCGACTGGGCCGTCCTCAAGCGGCTGCTGCCCTACCTGCTGCAATACAAGTGGCGGGCGCTGGCCGCCCTGGCGTTCATGGTCGGCGCCAAGCTGGCCAACGTCGGCGTGCCGGTGCTGCTCAAGACCCTGGTCGACAGCATGAGCCTGAAACCGGGCGACCCCGCGGCGGTGCTGGTGGTGCCCATCGGCCTGCTGCTGGGCTACGGCCTGCTGCGCCTGTCCACCTCGCTGTTCACGGAACTGCGCGAGCTGGTGTTCTCCAAGGCCACCCAGGGCGCCACCCGCAGCATCGCGCTGCAGACCTTCGAGCACCTGCACTCGCTGTCGCTGCGCTTCCACCTGGAGCGCCAGACCGGCGGCATGACGCGCGACATCGAGCGCGGCGTGCGCGGCATCGAGTCGCTGATCTCGTACTCGCTCTATTCCATCGTGCCCACGCTGGTGGAGCTGGCGCTGGTGCTGGGCATCCTGGCGGTGAAGTTCGACGTCTGGTTCGCCTGGATCACCATCGCCGCGCTGGCGGTCTACATCGTCTTCACGGTCAGCATCACCGAGTGGCGCACCAAGTTCCGGCGCGAGGCCAACGAGTTCGACTCGGCGGCGCACACCCGCGCCGTCGATTCGCTGCTGAACTACGAGACCGTCAAGTACTTCAACAACGAGGCCTTCGAGGCGCGGCGCTACGACGAGAGCCTGGACCGCTACCGGCGCTCGCGCATCAAGGCCCAGACCACGCTGTCGCTGCTCAACACCGGCCAGCAGCTGATCATCGCCACCAGCCTGGTGGCCATGCTGTGGCGGGCCACCCAGGGCGTGGTCGACGGCCGCATGACGCTGGGCGACCTGGTCATGATCAACGCCTTCATGATCCAGCTCTACATCCCGCTCAATTTCCTGGGCGTGCTGTACCGCGAGATCAAGCAGAGCCTGACCGACCTCGACAAGATGTTCGTGCTGATGGAAAAGGAGCGCGAGGTCGCCGACAAGCCCGGCGCCGCGCCGCTGGGCCTGCCGCCCGGCCAGGCCACGGTGCGCTTCGAGCACGTCACCTTCGGCTACGAGCCGGCCCGCGTGATCCTGCACGACGTCAGCTTCGAGATCCCCGCCGGCAAGACCGTGGCCGTGGTCGGTCCGTCCGGCTCGGGCAAGTCGACGCTGGCGCGGCTGCTCTACCGCTTCTACGACGTGCAGCAGGGCCACATCCGCATCGGCGGCCAGGACGTGCGCGACGTCACCCAGGCCAGCGTGCGGCAGGCGATCGGCATCGTCCCGCAGGACACCGTGCTGTTCAACGACACGGTCGAATTCAACATCGCCTACGGCCGCCCCGGCGCCACCCGCGCCCAGGTCGAGGAGGCGGCACGGTCGGCGCGCATCCACGCCTTCATCGAGTCCACGCCCCGCGGGTACCAGACCATGGTGGGCGAGCGCGGTCTCAAGCTGTCGGGCGGCGAGAAGCAGCGGGTGGCGATCGCGCGCACGCTGCTGAAGAACCCGCCGATCCTGATCTTCGACGAGGCCACCTCGGCGCTCGACTCGGCCAACGAGCGCGCCATCCAGGCCGAGCTCAAGAGCGCGGCCCAGAACAAGACCACGCTGCTGATCGCGCACCGGCTGTCCACGGTGATCGACGCCCACGAGATCCTGGTGATGGAGGCCGGCCGGGTCATCGAGCGCGGCACCCACCAGCAGCTGCTGGCGCGCGGCGGCCGCTACGCCCAGATGTGGGCCCTGCAGCAGCAAAGCGGCGAGGGCGAGCCGGCCAGCCCGGCGCGGGTGGTCCCGGCCTGA
- a CDS encoding acyl-CoA thioesterase — protein sequence MSQKPSAQPLGPAEPPTDKELVLKVIPMPADTNGNGDIFGGWVMAHVDLAGAVIPARHVNGRMATVAVNEFVFKQPVRVGDICSFFAAVTRIGRTSITVQVEVYTEHFRSQGSFVKVTEATLTYVAIDDNGKPRPIAGV from the coding sequence ATGTCCCAGAAACCAAGTGCCCAGCCGCTCGGCCCCGCCGAACCCCCGACCGACAAGGAACTGGTCCTCAAGGTCATCCCGATGCCGGCCGACACCAACGGCAACGGCGACATCTTCGGCGGCTGGGTGATGGCGCACGTCGACCTGGCCGGCGCCGTCATCCCGGCGCGCCACGTCAACGGCCGGATGGCCACGGTGGCGGTCAACGAGTTCGTCTTCAAGCAGCCCGTGCGGGTGGGCGACATCTGCTCCTTCTTCGCCGCCGTCACGCGCATCGGCCGCACCTCGATCACGGTGCAGGTCGAGGTCTACACCGAGCACTTCCGCTCCCAGGGCAGCTTCGTCAAGGTGACCGAAGCGACGCTGACCTACGTGGCGATTGACGACAACGGAAAGCCCCGCCCGATCGCCGGCGTTTAG